In Lolium rigidum isolate FL_2022 chromosome 3, APGP_CSIRO_Lrig_0.1, whole genome shotgun sequence, the genomic window AATATTTTGCATGGTTTATAGGACTCACAATCACCTGCAAAGTACATCATCTTTTGGTTAATCATAGTCGCAACAAAATTTTAAAACACTATGTCGCCAGCCGCAACAACGATCTATTATTTTTATTTGCCATCACAAATATGTAAAGAAAGCCCACTTAGTTCTTCTAGCACCTAAATGTATCAACATCGGGCTTAAAACCATGAATTGGAGATCAATACTTGGTCACCCTTTGTTTAGATGAGTACATTTACCATGCTTTACTGCTCAAAACCTAACCAGAGTCGTAGATTTATGCTCGCCAAATTAAGGAAAATGGCGTTAAATGTTTGCTCAAAGGCTCAAAGCATCACACTTGTTGAATAAAAACCTCAAGCTTAGGCATGGGAGTGATTTTGATACATGCAGGTCCTATTTTGCAAAACAGCTCCAACGGCTCAACCCGCCCACCATCCCGCCTCGTATAAACAAGTTCGCAGCCCTTCTCCATCGAAGCCACCCCACACCCAACACTTCCAAAGAAGCAGAGCAGTTCCAAGAAACAGAGCACCGAGCGAAGGACTCCCTGTCGACTCCGACATCGATCCATGGCCGGCTGCTGCGTCTTCCTCCGGTGGCCATCCACCTCTTCTGCGTCCCGCCTCGGGTACCACGCCATCGACGACGAGGCCGGCCCGCCCCCGGCGACGGTGACGGTGGTCGTCGGGAAGGACCGGCGGGTGTTCGCCGTGGACCAGCTGGTGCTCGACACCTACCCGTTCCGGGTGCTCCTGGAGACGGCGGCGCGGAAGGAGGAGCGGCGGGGCAAGTCCCTGTTCGTGGACGTCGACGCCATCCTCTTCGAGCACATACTCTGGCTCGCCCGCTGCCACGACCGCTCAGCTGTTTCCCTCCTCCAGCCCGACCTCAAGGAGATCATCGACTTCTACTCCCAGGAAGCTTGATCGACTCTGACCCTGATCCTAATTCGGTCGGCGCGTCTGCTGATTGATTGATCATaatatttttttctcttttataATTCTTTCATTTTTTTCCTATTCTTCTCATGCTAATGTGCATACTGATGAATcaaatatatgttacaagttacgACAGTGCTGTTGGGTAtgaaacatagaggattacaaaCTCGCTTGATCCCCAAACCCCATTGCACTGCAGCTGTGTTGCTGGCACGCACGTCCTTCTGAGTTCTGAACATTCTTCGTGGCTTCTGTTTTCTGTCTCCGACGCGTCTGCCTGTATGCACTACGTGCTTAGATTAATCCGGCAGGAGACCACCATGACACAACCATCGAACACGCTTATTTACTGGTCGCTTTCGCTCGATCCGGCAAGAACATGTCAACTATTGGCTGCTCAGAAGCCGCGTCATAATATGATATGGCAATGGTAGGAAATATGAACACGATGACTACATGCCAGCCAACAAGCTGAACGCCTTGACAATTTCTCTGTAATGATTTTGGCGATGGAACCGTCGTCTCGCTGCCATAGGACAACTACATATCGAGTTTCCTAAGTCCAGCTAGCACGATTGATGGGTGCCTAACGAGACAAACAAAAACATGGTTACTTCTAGGTAAGCACATCCGTTGGTGTATGCACCTCAGTCCAGCTATTTGAGCTTGTATTCCTTTTttttataaagaaaatatattaatatcaaaagataccaattacatctagcctctgcaacaacgcaataccctaatgacagtacagatgcacacaaccaaaaaagaaaagaaaactaagaaacaaaagtcccgctatagcatcctaagcttagcaacagcaatacaaccactaccaagacaacacctaaaatacagaatctccaaaaatgacgcctccaaAAAGGAAACGGTGCGCCAGCGccatcgtcgcccgaccaaagatcttaggttttcaccctggagatagtccccgctctcaaaacaatgtctccaacaaggtcattgccagacacaaccaattaaggttagaccttgggttttcaccctgaaaggtaggactctgaacttcacctgtgctgccgcccccacttccatacGACTGTTGCGGAGCCCGGGTCACCAAGCAAGTcactcaacaacgcggagacttgaaaCTCCCTTAGGTAGTCTTCCGCACCGGCCTTCATGTTATTCCCTTTATCTGACTGCAACGTGGACCGAATGTCTCTTGATGCTAACACAGACCAGAGCTTAGCGTCGCTCCCTCAAGAACCAATcggccggaataaaagcatgagttcgcacgaccgaataccaccgatccagcaagctccaggcaaaaaaaaaacactgtacattcgccggcggcgccttccggaactcaacattcCTACTAGATCGAGAAGAGCAAACCTCGGGAAAGTCTTCATCTTCGCCGAAGAGagacctaggaccgccgcctttattcaggtcgtccccccacaccggcgaccatcccaggctggccacagctgccgccggagacaccaggtGCAGATCGCATTGTCCAGAGACATCGCACACGCCCTGGGAACCGCCACAGCCGAACGCCAGCCCTCCACCGGTGACAGTCGTCGCCAGCTTCCACgcctctccatctcgccgccggaactcgGTGGtagattgaaagatccaccaccagCAACCGcatgccgaccctctccggcgaagaagaggtccacctccaccgtcaaacccaaggctgctgccccgggcgacctcctgTCACGggagaagcccgagatcgcctacaCGCACCGaggagaggcgggaagaaagtggcgcaaATCATGGCCTGGCCGCTGCCTACCACCAGCCCCTCCGGCGTGCTGCGGTGAAGATCCGGTGGAAGGAAGGGGGCCGCCGCGTCTGGCCGCCGCGTCTGGCCGCCGCGCAGAggtctggccaccgccgccgcccatcaccaaGTCCGCCCGGCCGTAGCGAGCGTCGAGGGATCACGGTCGCCGTCCCAGCACGACAACgaggagaggccgccgccgccacgccccgtggtctttgcccggcggcgctaccggcggcggcggggagcgtttagggtttgggaggggtgcggGCTATCGTAACCTGATGCCAACGAGATCCCTCTGATCTTTGAATCGAGCTTGTATTCCTTGGCATCAGATCATCCAATCATGCTCATCGTTTCATAACCAATTCCAAGAGTACACTgttccgaagaagaagaagaaaacatcCATGAGTAGAGATGAAAGTGGAGCGGAAAGTTTTTGACTTTCCCGTGGAAAACAGGAAACATGGAAATGGAAACATAATTATCCAAAACGGGAAAAAATAATAGCGCAAATGGAACAACGTTTTCAGGCGGAAATGAAATTCCCATTTCCAGCTAATATGGAATTTCCGTTTTAGGGTTGATGTGCATGTCTGAATCTAACATTACCATCGCATGGCCTTGTCAAGGCAATTTTCCAAGCCAGATCTTTCCAAAATTGACGACCATGAAATCCCTTCATGTATTTGAGGAGGCTTCCACGGCTTTGACCTTCTCCTATTCCATATTAAATCGACCACTTCCCTAGAATTAGGGAACTACTTTGTTGGCTTGCTTgaatgttaattttttttttgttgattcaAGGGTGCTCTTGGTTCCGGCCAATATATGCATCGCTCAGTGTCCACACTGTGTTCGGTCTATATGTGTTTCCGTCAATATTTTCTTCCGTTTTTGTTTTCGGGGTTTTTGCATTTCTTTTAGCTTCCGCAAATATATAAAACAAATGTGGCAACATCGTCTGTTTTTTGAGCTTGACTCTATTGACTTGGGTGTTCGAAATAGTACATATTTAGCATGCATGAATGAAT contains:
- the LOC124695939 gene encoding uncharacterized protein LOC124695939, with product MAGCCVFLRWPSTSSASRLGYHAIDDEAGPPPATVTVVVGKDRRVFAVDQLVLDTYPFRVLLETAARKEERRGKSLFVDVDAILFEHILWLARCHDRSAVSLLQPDLKEIIDFYSQEA